The genomic interval ACGCTTTATGAAAACAACTAAATGGAGAGCAAAAGTAATCATTTGGAGTTTTGACTTTCTAATCAGTTATTATAAGCAAAAGTTATAATGATGATATAGCGTTATAAGTATATGTTATTAATTGAGAATGATTTTCAATAACACATTTGATGGGCTAGGAATATCCGAGTGAGATAATGACACTTTGCGTGCAACAACGTAAAAAACGGCTGATGATATGCAGTCACCAACCGTAAAAATTTACTTTTTATTTTTCTTGTTCGCGTATGCCTTTACGTTTTGAAATCAATTCGTCTTCATAATCTTGTTGTGAATTCGCGACGTATTCTTTCAAACGATGCTTATTCGGTGTTAAAGTGAGACCTAAGAATTTACGCTCTTTATTTGCATCTTTATAAAAACTAATCATCATCAGTATCACGATAAAGGAGAACGGCAATGCACTAATAATCGCAGCACTTTGCAAGGCGTTTAAACCTGTTTCTCCGTCACCGCCACCTGAAAGTAACAAGACGAACGCGATTAATGATTGTGCAATCCCCCAAGTGACTTTAGTGAAAGCACTTGGATTAAGCGAACCATTCGTTGTTTGCATACCTAAGACGAATGTCGCCGAATCTGCTGATGTAATAAAGAATGATGCAATCAGTAATAACGCAATGATTGATAAAACAATGCCCAGCGGGATATGGTTGAATACGCCAAACAGTTGTGTTTCTGCTGACAGATCAAAAATCTCTTTATGTTTCTTAGCCGTTTCAATCCCTAGTACACCAAACACGCTAAACCAAATGAAACTTACGATGACAGGTACAAGTAATACACCTGAAATAAATTCTCGAATCGAACGTCCTTTTGATACACGCGCGATGAAGACACCAACGAATGGGCTCCAACTTAACCACCAACCCCAATAGTAAAGCGTCCAGTCAGACATCCACTCACGCTTTTGTGGATTCGTAGCTGCTGCATCAAAACTGTTGAATAAGAATGAATTTAACAGACTACCTGTTGAACTCGTAAACATATTTAAAATTAACACTGTCGGTCCAACAATCAGACCAGCAAGCAATAATAATGTACCAAGTCCAATGTTTAAATTACTTAAATATTGAATCCCTTTACTTAAACCTGACCATGCACTCATGATAAACAAGATGGTTACGATAACAATAATGATAGATTGCGTCACAATTGTATTAGGTAAACCGAATAAGTAATTTAAACCACCTGAGATTTGTAATGCCCCCATACCAAGTGAAACTGCAACACCAATCACTGTTGCA from Staphylococcus sp. MI 10-1553 carries:
- a CDS encoding BCCT family transporter gives rise to the protein MNSSTPEPNGKKFSPVFLISAIIIFAIVLIGVFIPTQFGEFTNTIKLWITDKLGWYYLILTTIIVFFCIFLIFSPIGKLKLGRPNDKPEFNTVSWFAMLFSAGMGIGLVFYGAAEPISHFASPPNADPQSTEAFTESLRSTFFHWGFHAWAVYGVVALALAYAQFRKGEPGLLSKTLRPILGDHVDGVIGTIIDVLAVFATVIGVAVSLGMGALQISGGLNYLFGLPNTIVTQSIIIVIVTILFIMSAWSGLSKGIQYLSNLNIGLGTLLLLAGLIVGPTVLILNMFTSSTGSLLNSFLFNSFDAAATNPQKREWMSDWTLYYWGWWLSWSPFVGVFIARVSKGRSIREFISGVLLVPVIVSFIWFSVFGVLGIETAKKHKEIFDLSAETQLFGVFNHIPLGIVLSIIALLLIASFFITSADSATFVLGMQTTNGSLNPSAFTKVTWGIAQSLIAFVLLLSGGGDGETGLNALQSAAIISALPFSFIVILMMISFYKDANKERKFLGLTLTPNKHRLKEYVANSQQDYEDELISKRKGIREQEK